One window of Mesorhizobium loti R88b genomic DNA carries:
- a CDS encoding DNA-3-methyladenine glycosylase I, whose protein sequence is MVVHAHHRCGWAQSDPLMRAYHDEEWGVPQHDPRMLWEMLMLEGFQAGLAWIIVLRKREAFRAAFAGFDPRKVARFGAADIERLMGDPGIVRARAKIEATIRGAQIFCEMAERGESFADFCWSFTDGKVLKSDGHGFIATSPLSERISKEMKRRGFKFVGPTIVYAWMQAVGIVNDHAAGCFRRSQVAL, encoded by the coding sequence ATGGTCGTTCACGCACATCACCGCTGTGGCTGGGCGCAGAGCGACCCGCTGATGCGCGCCTATCACGACGAGGAATGGGGCGTTCCCCAGCATGATCCCCGCATGCTGTGGGAAATGCTGATGCTGGAAGGGTTCCAGGCAGGTCTCGCCTGGATCATCGTGCTCAGGAAGCGCGAGGCCTTCCGCGCCGCCTTCGCCGGTTTCGATCCGCGGAAGGTGGCGCGGTTCGGCGCGGCCGACATCGAGCGGCTGATGGGCGATCCCGGCATCGTCCGCGCCCGCGCCAAGATCGAAGCGACGATCCGCGGCGCGCAGATTTTCTGCGAGATGGCGGAGCGTGGCGAGAGCTTCGCCGACTTCTGCTGGTCCTTCACCGATGGCAAGGTGCTCAAAAGCGACGGCCACGGCTTCATCGCCACGTCACCGCTGTCGGAACGTATTTCCAAGGAGATGAAACGGCGCGGCTTCAAATTCGTCGGCCCGACCATCGTCTATGCCTGGATGCAGGCCGTCGGCATCGTCAACGACCACGCCGCCGGCTGTTTCAGACGATCGCAAGTCGCGCTCTGA